From Roseburia hominis, the proteins below share one genomic window:
- a CDS encoding cyclophilin-like fold protein, protein MKKMICMALVFALLFTITACGNSREEPDSDKKQKVSENEPVQSDVEAEEVVTEMKMKIQVGDTIFTATLAENSSVDALKELMADGPLTLNMSDYANMEKGADLGVTLPQNNEQMNTQAGDIILYQGRTFVIYYDTNSWSLTPIGKIDNVDAEELKAALGTGDVTVTLSMEKQ, encoded by the coding sequence ATGAAAAAAATGATTTGTATGGCTCTGGTTTTTGCGCTGCTGTTTACAATAACAGCCTGTGGGAACAGCCGGGAGGAGCCAGATTCCGATAAAAAACAAAAAGTCAGTGAAAATGAACCTGTGCAGTCTGATGTGGAAGCAGAGGAGGTGGTGACAGAGATGAAGATGAAAATTCAGGTTGGAGATACTATTTTTACGGCAACGCTTGCGGAGAATTCTTCCGTAGATGCGTTGAAGGAGCTGATGGCAGACGGACCACTGACGCTCAATATGAGCGATTATGCCAATATGGAAAAAGGCGCGGATTTGGGCGTTACACTGCCGCAGAACAATGAACAGATGAACACGCAGGCCGGTGATATCATTCTGTATCAGGGCAGGACGTTTGTGATTTATTATGATACCAATTCATGGAGCCTGACGCCGATTGGAAAAATTGACAATGTAGATGCGGAAGAATTGAAAGCGGCACTCGGAACCGGCGATGTTACGGTGACGCTGTCGATGGAAAAACAGTAA
- the glnA gene encoding type I glutamate--ammonia ligase codes for MKHNYTREDILRMVEEDDVGFIRLQFTDIFGMMKNVAITTSQLERALNNECMFDGSAIEGFSRIEKSDMFLRPDLGTFAIFPWRPQQGKVARFICDIYKPDGTPYECDPRRVLRKMTEEAAGYGYSFDVGPECEFFLFDCDENGAPTTHSSERAGYFDVSPLDYGENARRDMVLTLEDMGYEVEASHHEMAPAQHEIDFKYDEALKAADDIMTYKLVIKTIAKRHGLHATFMPKPIFGINGSGMHLNLSLSRDCRNIFRDTGDPNGLSKEGYYFIGGLMKHIKAITLITNPLVNSYKRLIPGYEAPVYIAWSANNRTPLIRIPETAGVGARVELRSPDAACNPYLALAVCLAAGLKGIREKIDPPEPISRNIFELSGDEKEELGIESLPGSLLEAVHEFEKDTFIQNVLGEELSKKFITAKKEEFRQHCAQVTRWELDEYLQRY; via the coding sequence ATGAAACATAATTATACAAGAGAGGATATTCTTCGTATGGTCGAGGAGGATGATGTTGGATTTATCCGTCTTCAGTTCACGGACATTTTCGGAATGATGAAAAATGTGGCAATCACCACCAGTCAGCTTGAGCGGGCACTGAATAATGAGTGTATGTTCGACGGTTCGGCGATCGAAGGGTTTTCCAGAATCGAGAAGTCGGATATGTTCTTGCGGCCGGATCTTGGTACATTTGCCATTTTCCCGTGGCGCCCGCAGCAGGGCAAGGTGGCGCGGTTCATCTGCGATATTTATAAACCGGACGGTACTCCTTATGAATGCGACCCGAGACGCGTACTGCGGAAAATGACGGAGGAGGCGGCCGGGTACGGTTATTCCTTCGACGTGGGGCCCGAGTGCGAGTTCTTTTTATTTGATTGCGATGAAAATGGGGCTCCGACCACGCATTCTTCCGAGCGGGCGGGATATTTTGACGTAAGCCCGTTGGATTACGGGGAAAATGCAAGGCGCGATATGGTGCTCACGCTGGAAGATATGGGGTATGAGGTGGAGGCGTCCCACCACGAGATGGCGCCCGCCCAGCATGAGATTGATTTTAAATATGACGAGGCGCTTAAGGCGGCAGATGACATTATGACTTATAAGCTGGTGATTAAGACCATCGCCAAACGTCATGGCCTTCATGCGACCTTTATGCCGAAACCGATATTCGGAATCAATGGTTCCGGTATGCATCTGAATCTGTCCCTTTCCAGAGATTGTCGGAATATTTTCCGCGATACGGGGGATCCGAATGGACTGAGCAAGGAAGGGTATTATTTCATCGGCGGTCTGATGAAGCATATCAAAGCAATCACGCTGATCACGAACCCGCTGGTGAACTCTTATAAGCGTTTGATTCCGGGCTACGAGGCGCCGGTCTATATTGCGTGGTCTGCCAATAACCGGACGCCGCTGATCCGTATTCCGGAGACTGCCGGAGTGGGAGCAAGGGTCGAGCTCAGGAGTCCGGACGCCGCCTGCAACCCGTATTTGGCGTTGGCAGTCTGCCTGGCAGCGGGGCTTAAAGGAATTCGGGAAAAAATAGATCCGCCAGAGCCGATTAGCAGGAATATTTTTGAACTGAGCGGTGATGAAAAAGAGGAACTGGGAATTGAATCTCTGCCGGGCAGCCTTTTGGAGGCAGTTCACGAATTTGAAAAGGACACTTTTATACAGAATGTTCT
- the pta gene encoding phosphate acetyltransferase encodes MQGFGMMIKQLKENPKTIVFTEGAEPRILEAASRLLASNFLTPVLVGNEQEVLEAAEEYGYNIRGGQIIDPNNFDRMEEMVELFCELRKSKGVTPEEARKICQQPNYFGTMLVKMGMADALLGGATYSTADTVRPALQVIKTKPGFKVVSSCFILVRPSATGQNEVLAMGDCAINIDPSEDELVEIAYETAECGKKFGVDPKVAFLSYSTLGSGKGASVDKMRGAAEKAKALYPELPIEGELQFDAAVSPRVARTKCPGSKVAGQANTFIFPDINAGNIGYKIAQRLGNFDAYGPILLGLNAPINDLSRGCNAEEVYSMAIITAALAD; translated from the coding sequence ATGCAGGGCTTTGGTATGATGATCAAGCAGCTCAAAGAGAACCCGAAGACAATCGTATTTACAGAGGGGGCTGAGCCGAGAATTCTGGAGGCGGCTTCTCGTCTTCTGGCAAGTAATTTCCTGACCCCGGTTCTGGTAGGAAACGAGCAGGAAGTTTTAGAGGCGGCTGAGGAGTACGGATATAATATCCGCGGTGGCCAGATCATCGATCCGAATAATTTTGACAGAATGGAAGAGATGGTGGAATTATTCTGTGAGCTTCGTAAGAGTAAAGGTGTTACTCCGGAAGAGGCGAGAAAGATTTGTCAGCAGCCAAACTATTTTGGAACAATGCTTGTGAAGATGGGAATGGCAGATGCACTTTTGGGAGGCGCTACCTATTCGACAGCAGATACCGTGCGTCCGGCGCTGCAGGTAATCAAGACCAAACCGGGATTCAAAGTGGTGTCTTCCTGCTTCATCTTAGTACGTCCGTCTGCTACCGGTCAGAATGAAGTATTGGCTATGGGAGACTGTGCGATTAATATTGATCCTTCCGAGGACGAACTGGTCGAGATCGCATATGAGACGGCTGAGTGTGGTAAAAAGTTTGGTGTTGACCCGAAGGTTGCGTTCCTGAGCTATTCTACACTGGGATCAGGTAAAGGTGCAAGCGTTGATAAGATGCGTGGTGCTGCCGAGAAGGCAAAGGCATTGTATCCGGAGCTTCCGATCGAGGGTGAGTTACAGTTTGACGCTGCTGTATCTCCGCGTGTGGCAAGAACCAAATGCCCGGGCAGCAAGGTAGCAGGACAGGCAAACACCTTTATTTTCCCGGATATCAATGCGGGTAATATCGGATATAAGATTGCGCAGAGACTTGGTAACTTTGATGCTTACGGCCCGATCCTTCTGGGACTGAACGCACCGATCAATGATTTGTCTCGTGGCTGTAACGCAGAAGAGGTATATTCTATGGCGATTATTACGGCTGCTTTGGCTGACTAA
- a CDS encoding flavodoxin family protein: MNILVLNGSPRAEGNTAAMVKAFAEGARENGHTITVVDVCRKKIAGCLACEYCHTKGNGKCVQQDDMQEIYPILEEAEMIVLASPIYYHSFTGQLQCAINRIYALDKPKNLKKAALILSSGSDHVYCGAIYEYQNSFLNYLKLEDMGIYSAFGKQNKSEEKMKELREFGRSLQ, translated from the coding sequence ATGAACATTTTAGTATTGAATGGAAGCCCCCGTGCAGAAGGAAATACGGCGGCGATGGTCAAAGCTTTTGCAGAAGGAGCCAGAGAGAACGGTCACACTATTACGGTAGTGGATGTATGCAGGAAAAAAATTGCAGGCTGCCTTGCCTGCGAATATTGCCATACAAAGGGAAATGGCAAGTGTGTCCAGCAGGACGATATGCAGGAGATTTATCCGATTCTGGAAGAAGCGGAGATGATCGTGCTGGCATCTCCTATTTATTATCATAGCTTCACAGGGCAGTTACAGTGCGCGATTAATCGTATCTATGCGCTGGATAAGCCGAAGAATCTGAAGAAAGCGGCCCTGATACTCAGCTCCGGCAGTGATCATGTATATTGCGGCGCTATTTATGAATATCAAAACTCCTTTTTGAATTATTTGAAGCTAGAGGATATGGGGATTTATTCAGCGTTCGGTAAGCAGAACAAATCTGAAGAAAAGATGAAAGAACTGAGAGAATTCGGACGAAGCCTGCAATAG
- a CDS encoding aldo/keto reductase, producing MEYRILPHGGEKISVIGLGSGSITGTEQEMTEVINAAIENGVNYFDMAPSEQAPFFAYAKAFAGRREKVITQMHFGAVYNSGKYGWTRELDKIKEQFEWELKLLNTDYTDIGFIHCVDDTEDLDEVMHGGLWEYMKELKKEGAIRHLGFSSHNPETARRILDTGLVDLFMFSINPAYDYQKGEYGIGEVSDRASLYRDCEKMGVGISVMKPFAGGQLLDAKTSLFKKALTHIQCFQYALDRPAVMTVLPGVRNMEDLQTVLKYVSAAPEEKDYSVIGEFTPQNAYGVCVYCNHCQPCPMGLDVGLINKYYDLALAGDEMAKGHYYKLPVHADACVKCGHCESRCPFHVKQERRMEEISQYFQK from the coding sequence ATGGAATATCGAATTTTGCCGCACGGCGGTGAAAAAATCAGCGTAATAGGTCTTGGCAGCGGTAGTATTACCGGTACAGAGCAGGAAATGACAGAGGTAATTAATGCCGCTATTGAAAACGGAGTCAATTACTTTGATATGGCTCCTTCCGAGCAGGCGCCTTTTTTTGCTTATGCAAAAGCATTTGCCGGACGCAGGGAAAAGGTTATTACGCAGATGCACTTTGGTGCGGTTTATAATAGTGGGAAATATGGCTGGACGAGAGAATTGGATAAAATTAAGGAACAGTTTGAATGGGAACTGAAACTACTTAATACGGATTATACGGATATCGGGTTCATTCACTGCGTAGACGATACAGAGGATTTGGACGAAGTGATGCATGGCGGCTTGTGGGAGTATATGAAGGAACTGAAAAAGGAGGGAGCGATCAGGCATCTCGGGTTTTCTTCCCACAATCCGGAGACCGCACGCCGTATTTTGGATACCGGTCTTGTTGATCTGTTTATGTTCAGCATAAATCCCGCCTATGACTACCAAAAGGGTGAATATGGGATAGGCGAGGTTTCGGACCGGGCATCCCTTTACAGGGACTGCGAAAAGATGGGAGTCGGCATTTCTGTGATGAAGCCGTTTGCCGGAGGCCAGCTGCTGGATGCAAAGACTTCATTGTTCAAAAAGGCGCTGACACATATTCAGTGTTTCCAATATGCACTTGATCGCCCTGCTGTTATGACGGTTCTGCCCGGCGTTCGTAATATGGAGGATTTGCAGACTGTATTAAAATATGTGAGCGCTGCGCCGGAGGAAAAGGATTATTCGGTTATTGGGGAATTTACGCCGCAGAATGCTTATGGAGTGTGCGTGTACTGCAATCACTGTCAGCCCTGTCCTATGGGCTTAGATGTAGGGCTGATCAATAAATACTATGACCTAGCACTGGCGGGAGATGAAATGGCGAAGGGGCATTATTATAAATTGCCGGTTCATGCTGATGCCTGTGTGAAATGTGGGCATTGCGAATCACGCTGTCCTTTCCACGTAAAACAGGAAAGAAGAATGGAAGAAATCAGTCAATATTTTCAAAAGTAG